The sequence below is a genomic window from Salmo trutta unplaced genomic scaffold, fSalTru1.1, whole genome shotgun sequence.
tggacatgtttatctatcagggtgtgtaaggtgtaaatatgatcagttgtgcgatgttttggtataaatccaatttggcttttactcaagacattgtgcttattaaggaagtttagaactcttacattgatgatactacagaaaaccttccccaggttactgttcacacaaatgcctctgtaattgttagtgtcaaatttgtctccgttcagattggggttatgagtccttgattccagatgtcagggaaataacctacactcaggatcaaattaaacagttttaatatagccaattgaaattttgcactagtgagtttgagcatctcatttaggatgccatcaagttcgcatgcttttttaaatttgagagcctgaagtttcttatagagctcctggtcagtaattggggagtacaatgggttttgattgtcctttatagctttttctaatccattcaacttctcatggatttggcgttgttctgcgtttgtgtcaatttgaacggtatTGTagagttgaaaaaaaaaatgggttgtccatatgtcaccattttgtatcgctaattcctcctGTTcgattttttttagttttttccaattttgccagaagttgtttgtgttgaTGGACTCcgcaattagtgtcagctgcttgctgttgtactgtgcttttttggttctgagtgtacgtttatagagttttaaagtctctctctctctctctctctctctctctctctctctctctctctctctctctctgtctctgtctctgtctctctctgtctctctctctctctctctctctctctctcctctctctctctctgtgtctctctgtctctctctctctctctctctctctgtctctctgtctctctctctctctctctctctctctctctctctctctctctcgttagttTCCTAAGACTTTTATCAATGCATGTGttgtctttttttttattgtttctcAGTGCGGAGGCCATCTACATATTCTATTACTGAACCGTTTATCTTCTGTTCCTAGGTGAGGTTGCAGGTGGGCCTGTACATAGTCTACATACTAGACTGGTTGACAGTCTACAGTAGAGAACAGATTCTGGTCCTACGGCTTGAAGATCACGCTTCCAACAGGAAATACACAATGCACAAAGTCTTTGACTTCCTCAACTTGGGTATGTAGTATTCAACTCTTGTCCTTAATAACATTTCTTTATTTCAAGTCAAGTCAGTCTGTATTGAAGCTGCCAGACACAGAGCTTTAATCCTTAGCAAGCTCTTTGATGTTTACTTATGCAACCACCGAAGATCCacatcatattattattatagacACTTCCCCATGCTGTTCTTACTATAAGCTGAAGGGGGCAGCACAACCCCACAGCCCTATAACTCCCCAACAATCCGACTAGTCTCACCGTCACCCAGGTAACAGGGTATAACAGAGGTTATGTCGTGGAATATTGCTTCAAAAATATAACACTCTTACAAGAACCtttgaattcaatatagactttaatacagagtagcaaaACCGAGTCCTTCCATGAAAAATACAaaattctcatattacagagtcctGCCTTTATAGGATTGTGTCTTTGCATAACgtatagagtcccctccctctatatgaaaataaCTTCCCTGGACCGTTCTTTACCATTATCTCTCCATATCAGTTGTCGCTTGTTAACGgcccacatctgacagctgtataggttataatggtagcagggcctggtcctatatgttcccattcatcagctgtataggttataatggtagcagggcctggtcctatatgttcccattcatcagctgtataggttataatggtagCAGGGCCTGGTCCTATATGTTCCATCCCTTATATAGCCATTCTGTCTCAGCTCTTCAATGTGGCCTAAATGCTGCTAATAATGGAAATGGAATCAGAGTCATGAGTTTTGCTCCCACAGTTACTGTAAAAGTTACTGTAAATCACtctttgattgattgactgattgatgaaTTGATTGACTtactgattggttgattaatgTATTgattgaatgactgactgactgattgattgactgactgattgattgactggcagattggttgattgactgactgactgactgtttgactgactgattgattgactgactgattggttgacTGGCAGAttggttgactgactgattgattgactggcagattggttgattgactgactgattgactgattggttgactggcagattggttgattgactgactgattggttgactggcagattggttgattgactgaatgattgactgactgactgattggttgattaatgtattgattgaatgattgactgactgactgattgattgattgactgactgattggttgactggcagattggttgattgactgactgattgattgactggcagattggttgactgactgactgactgattgactgactgactgactgattggttgattaatgTATTGATTGAATGATTGACTGAATGACTGATTGATTGCCTGgcagattggttgattgactgactgattgattgactgactgattggttgactgactgactgactgactgattggttgactggcagattggttgattgactgactgattgattgactgactgattggttgatttactgactggttgactgattgGTATGTGGCTTacagtatgtctatgtgtgtattAAAGGTCCGTTGACGGTGCAGAAGGAAGCGGAGATCACTAAAAGTCCCGCCTCCAACACACGGCGGCCAGCAGATAAGAACCTAGGACCCATGCTCCCCGTAACCAAGGAGATACTGAGGGACTTCTACACTCCGTTCAACATGAAACTGGCCAAGGTTCTCCGCAACGACTCCTTCAGATGGGACAACTATTCAAAACTCATATaaagactttttttttttaatggggaAACCATTCAAAACTCATATAAATACTATTTTTTTTAATGGGGAAACCATTCAAAACTCATGTCAAGACTTTTTTTAATGGGGAAACCATTCAGAGCTCATATAAAGACTTGTTTTAATGGGGAAACCATTCAGAGCTCATATAAAGATTTGTTTTAATGGGGAAACCATTCAGCACTCATATATCCCAGTCAATGTTCCATCTACATTTTTTGGGGCAAATTTCCGGTCTGCTGAGCGCAACcttgaactttgtgaaaattctgtgcaacttccagcgtgcgtttactgtgaacactgaggctgtacctgctttaagttacagttttaacagtggccaagtaggctactgtggctatttgatcataatgtaggtctaccacagtggcctaccatcaaaaacaatggagaaaatgcatcccataacatgttAACATGGAAAtaactgttctatcattcagcctacagtagcagccaatgtgtggtgttcaatgcctTCATTCCATCAGACTTTTGAAGAGAAAAAACATGCAGTATTTTACATTAACCTGttgatccacttgtccttcagacaaggaggtgactgaaaatgttgttgtgttgtttgatgcaagaaaccactttccAAAATGAAAtccattattattcccataccattattacagagaataagacaaaaaaaatgctaccctctgcctattggctgctgagcttattcaagcctgtctcaaaatagaacactgcccctttaagacaacaataaaaaagctctttacctgactcccTTTtccaaagatgtctagaaatgtacacattttgtgctcttgttggaagcaatcactcccctatttcTGACTACAAATGGGCTAATATCTCACTAACtggcaaaggatatgaacaaaatgtgcacacatgGCTAAATGCAGCTCTTGATTTAACCTCAGCACAAGCGCATCCAttcacgaccgctcatgctgtaaacacagtccagtttaaagtcaatggcacagatccatatatggcaatggtctatttgcatataggcctactgcagctctgattgtttatgctACACTGGTTCGTGTAGAGTACGGTCTGAGTTGTGCGTGTCAATACAATAGAAtcgtggaagaagtttggaaccaccaagactcttcctagagctgaccgcccgtcaaaactgagcattcgggggagaagggccttgatcagggaggtgaacaagaacccaatggtcactctggcagagctttagagttcctctgtggagatgggagaatcttccagaaggacaaccatctctgcagcactccaccaatcaggactttatggaaGAGTGACCAGACGACAgacagtcctcagtaaaaggcacatgacagcccacttggagtttgccaaaaggcacctaaaggactaagaccatgagaaacaagattctatggtctgttgaaaccaagattgaactctttggcctgaatgccaagcgtcacatttggaggaaacctggcaccatccctacgatgaagcatgttggtggcagcatcatgctttggggatatttttcagcggcagggactgggagactagtcacaaTCGAGACAAAtatgaacggtgcaaagtacagagagatccttgatgaaaacctgctccagagcactcaggacctcagactggggtgaaggttcaccttccaacaagttaacaaccctatgcacacagccaagacaacgcaggagtggcttcgggacaagtctctgaatgtccttgagtgacccagccagagcctggacttgaacccatcAAACATCtcgggagagacctgaaaatagctgtgcagcgacgcttcccatccaacctgacagagcttgagtggaaaatgtgagaaactcctcaaatacaggtgtgccaagcttgtagcgtcatacccaagaagaatcgaggctgtaatcgctgccaaaggtgcttcaacaaagaactgagtaaagggtctgaatacttatgcaaatgtgatatttcagttttttattgttaataaattattaacaaaaaaatctaaaatcctgtttttgctttgtcattatgggctattgtactgtatgtagattaatgagggatttttttttttaaatcaattttagaataagactgtaacgtaacaaaatgtggaaaaagtcaagtagtCTGAATTGTTTTTGAAGGAGCTGTACATTTAAATCATGTgctttttaatttgtattttactgggcggatggtgcctgcatctgatggtcaatctcggcggagggagaagagcagcagactgatggtcagtctcggcggagggagaagagcagcagactgatggtcagtctcggcggagagagaagagcagcagactgatggtcagtctcggcggagggagaagagcagcagactgatggtcagtctcggcggagggagaagagcagcagactgatggtcagtctcggcggagggagaagagcagcagactgagggtcagtctcggcggagggagaagagcagcagactgatggtcagtctcggcggagggagaagagcagcagactgagggtcagtctcggcggagggagaagagcagcagactgatggtcagtctcggcggagggagaagagcagcagactgagggtcagtctcggcggagggagaagagcagcagactgatggtcagtctcggcggagggagaagagcagcagactgagggtcagtctcggcggagggagaagagcagactgagggtcagtctcggcggagggagaagagcagcagactgagggtcagtctcggcggagggagaagagcagcagactgagggtcagtctcggcggagggagaagagcagcagactgagggtcagtctcggcggagggagaagagcagcagactgagggtcagtctcggcggagggagaagagcagcagactgagggtcagtctcggcggagggagaagagcagcagactgatggtcagtctcggcggagggagaagagcagcagactgatggtcagtctcggcggagggagaagagcagcagactgagggtcagtctcggCGGAGGGAGAacagcagcagactgagggtcagtctcggcggagggagaagagcagcagactgatggtcagtctcggcggagggagaagagcagcagactgagggtcagtctcggcggagggagaagagcagcagactgatggtcagtctcggcggagggagaagagcagcagactgagggtcagtctcggcggagggagaagagcagcagactgagggtcagtctcggCGGAGGGAGAacagcagcagactgagggtcagtctcggcggagggagaagagcagcagactgatggtcagtctcggcggagggagaagagcagcagactgagggtcagtctcggcggagggagaagagcagcagactgagggtcagtctcggcggagggagaagagcagcagactgatggtcagtctcggcggagggagaagagcagcagactgagggtcagtctcggCGGAGGGAGAacagcagcagactgagggtcagtctcggcggagggagaagagcagcagactgatggtcagtctcggcggagggagaagagcagcagactgagggtcagtctcggcggagggagaagagcagcagactgatggtcagtctcggcggagggagaagagcagcagactgagggtcagtctatCAACATCCCTCGAGTCGCATTATTtatgcctcatgcacaaattcatgttgttactcctatgaactgagaaagttaaatattcctcgatattaaaaaaaagacccaagccgctaataacaacaacaatacaagCCTATAGAAACACTTTACTACTcgttcattactgctgcagtgcttgttgtagaGCTGACTGGAAATAGGAAGAACGTACATTTTATgggttataaaagtgttgaatacaaagtgttgacggCGCTGTGTGAGAACTCAGTCATAAaagcagcagctctttgctgtattcgttgacagtctgtctctctagtcgtggttttaaacgttttgacatctcacagtatcaactttgctgtatcTTTCTGTTATGGCTGCTACATTACTGCAGACACGgtcatctgagccatccgattggcctgtagtgcacttgatttgctctctgggccccgCCGGGAAGGCAGaatttgtaccttcagacacatgaaatggttcaaaatggcaacagttgTCCTACCGGGCATGCAAGACAGCTGAATCGGGTGCACCTACCGTCGAACAGCCCGAGattaataaaataaataggaACACAAGACTTTATCGTTGGGTTTGGGCGATCGACTAGGAAGGCCTTAGAGATCGACCAGTGGATCGCGATcgatttacagaaatgtttggcgatcgacgAGGAAGGCCTTAGAGATCGACTAGTGGATCGCGATCGATTTACAtaaatgtttggcgatcgactaggaatgccttggagatcgaccagttgttcgtgatcgaccggttggtgaccactgccgcCTCGGGGCTAATGTGCACGCCAGCATGcctgcagcttagagggaacattggtgccagtctgttgctgctgtcttgcccagcctggtctcatagactaaacGTAACATAGTACATGTAAATCCAAAACACACCAAATGAGTTTgatatgtttggtatggttacataaaacagaagGTTATTCTCCTTAACacaaacatctagcaacccaaaggttgcgtgttcgaatcacatcactgacaattttagctaattagcagcTTTGTAACTATTTATTTGTATCGGCTGTCatatagaggggaccaaagcgcagagtgttgagtgctcattatgatatttattaacttaaaaaacactaaagacaaaataacaaacggcaAACGATCAGAATACAGTTCTGTCCTGTACAAAGACTAAACAGAAATAAACtgcccacaggtggaaaaaaaacctacttaaatatgatctccaattagaggcaacgaggatcagctccctccaattggagatcaatccgaaaaaaacaacatagaaataaaaaaactagaactaaaacatagaaatagaaaacatagaaaaccacccaaacccccccccccccccccccctgtcacgccctgacctactctactatagaaaattacatcttacaagggtcaggacgtgacattattactttttaactactttgcaactacttagcatgttagctaacccttcccctaaccttaaccctttaacctaactcctaaccctgaccttaacccctaacgttagcattagccacctagccacatAGCTGACGCTAGCCACATCAAATCGGAATTTGTAACAGCACACGTTTTTCAAATTTGCGACGTATtgtacgaattgtaattcatgacatataatacaaattgtaattagTAACATATCCTCGAACTGGACGATGGACATCCCCAAATgtatacataccatacgaaacgtaacatataatACTAACTGGAGTGTTCGTTTAATATGTTACATCTACTCCTGAGTCCAGGTTGTCTTGCCAACGCCAATCATGTTTGACATGTCAGTTCCAtgaggagttggcaagagagcaggaacagactggaacccaggctacatTATAATTCACCCAGGCTACATAATAATCCATCCAGGCTAAATTTTAATTCACTCTTTTTAGAAAACAGGTTGGCTACATAGAACCATTAAAGGTTCTCCGGCCGTCCCTGTAGTAGGAGAACCCGTTTTCGGATCACCCTGTAGGTTCCAAGTagatggttctacctagaaccaaaaaaacaaaaaaagggtTCCCCCACATGGACAGCCGAAGAATCCCTTTGTAAACATTTTGCGAACCCAAAACGTCACCCTATTTTCTaattagtgcactgcttttgactagggcccatagaactgttgtagtgcactatgtagggaataggttgccatttgggccTCCCCCTTAGTGTTAACCCCCTAGAATCTAAGTTAcgtaaccccccctccccccaagaAAATCCCCAtgaaaatccatcagtttaaactagagatgtTGTTTTTCATTGGATGTGTGTCAATCCACCGCGTTGGCCAGTATCGCACTTCCTCATCTgctgtgaaaggtggcagagcggTGTCGGTCAGACCGTGAGACATctcgaaaattggtcttctcatgtAAACGTCCGAACGGTTTGACCTACTGTTATGATCGCTCTATagaaaggggagattctcacgATTCTCAGTTTTTTTGCTCTACGacctcgtctgaaggtaactggtactggtttaaaaaaacaaaacaaatggaagtatgaaggtagttttggtctaccccccccaaaaaaatggttaaatatgtgtcaaaaataaaaacatttaggacagacacttcaaaaccttgtttcttatgatacatttttttgactgtcctttttgccatttctgaatgtgttattcaatgtgtttctatggtcAAAATCTAAGGTCAAAATCCGAAATTGtatcaaatcatatttttgtaaatatttttggggggcatACCTATAGGGTTCCTAAAACTCTAAATCTGGTTCCTAAAATTCTAattgatccatagtatgaccatcttaaagtAATTCCATATGTCAGTTTAGCCCCCCCCCCATTAAGGATCCTCCTTTTCTTGTTGTATCATCTCTCCCACCAAGAGAATTTATGTTGAGGAATGTTGAGGAATCAACGTCtgtttttatttaaataataaataaaaaaagttatatatCAATGCGGAGTATACCAATGATTCATAATTCAATGATTCATAATCCCACCTGGGTCCTGACTAGTATACCAATGATTCATAATCCCACCTGGGTCCTGACTAGTATACCAATGATTCATAATCCCACCTGGGTCCCGACTAGTATACCAATGATTCATAATCCCACCTGGGTCCTGACTAGTATACCAATGATTCATAATCCCACCTGGGTCCTGACTAGTATACCAATGATTCATAATCCCACCTGGGTCCTGACTAGTATACCAATGATTCGTAATCCCACCTGGGTCCTGACTAGTATACCAATGATTCGTAATCCCACCTGGCTCCTGACTAGTATACCAATGATTCGTAATCCCACCTGGGTCCTGACTAGTATACCAATGATTCGTAATCCCACCTGGGTCCTGACTAGTATACCAATGATTCGTAATCCCACCTGGGTCCTGACTAGTATACCAATGATTCGTAATCCCACCTGGTCCTGACTAGTATACCAATGATTCATAATCCCACCTGGGTCCTGACTAGTATCAATTATTCGTAATCCACCTGGTCCTGACTACCAATGATTCATAATCCCACCTGGGTCCTGACTAGTATACCAATGATTCGTAATCCCACCTGGGTCCTGACTAGTATACCAATGATTCGTAATCCCACCTGGGTCCTGACTAGTATACCAATGATTCGTAATCCCACCTGGGTCCTGACTAGTATACCAATGATTCGTAATCCCACCTGGGTCCTGACTAGTATACCAATGATTCGTAATCCCACCTGGGTCCTGACTAGTATACCAATGATTCGTAATCCCACCTGGGTCCTGACTAGTATACCAATGATTCGTAATCCCACCTGGGTCCTGACTAGTATACCAATGATTCGTAATCCCCACCTGGGTCCTGACTAGTATACCAATGATTCGTAATCCCACCTGGGTCCTGACTAGTATACCAATGATTCGTAATCCCACCTGGGTCCTGACTAGTATACCAATGATTCGTAATCCCACCTGGGTCCTGACTAGTATACCAATGATTCGTAATCCCACCTGGGGTCCTGGACTAGTATACCAATGATTCGTAATCCCACCTGGGTCCTGACTAGTATACCAATGATTCGTAATCCCACCTGGGTCCTGACTAGTATACCAATGATTCGTAATCCCACCTGGGTCCTGGACTAGTATACCAATGATTCGTAATCCACCTGGGTCCTGACTAGTATACCAATGATTCGTAATCCCACCTGGGTCCTGACTAGTATACCAATGATTCGTAATCCCACCTGGGTCCTGACTAGTATACCAATGATTCATAATCCCACCTGGGTCCTGACTAGTATACCAATGATTCATAATCCCACCTGGGTCCTGACTAGTATGCCAATGATTCATAATCCCACCTGGGTCCTGACTAGTATGCCAATGATTCATAATCCCACCTGGGTCCTGACTAGTATGCCAATGATTCATAATCCCTGGTAACCTGGTCCTGACTAGTATGCCAATGATTCATAATCCCACCTGGGTCCTGACTAGTATGCCAATGATTCATAATCCCACCTGGGTCCTGACTAGTATACCAATGATTCATAATCCCACCTGGGTCCTGACTAGTATACAATGATTCATAATCCCACCTGGGTCCTGACTAGTATACCAATGATTCATAATCCCACCTGGGTCCTGACTAGTATACCAATGATTCATAATCCCACCTGGGTCTGACTAGTATACCAATGATTCATAATCCCACCTGGGTCCTGACTAGTATACCAATGATTCATAATCCCACCTGGGTCCTGACTAGTTTACCAATGATTCATAATCCCACCTGGGTCCTGACTAGTATGCCAATGATTCATAATCCCACCTGGGTCCTGACTAGTATGCCAATGATTCATAATCCCACCTGGGTCCTGACTAGTATACCAATGATTCATAATCCCACCTGGGTCCTGACTAGTATACCAATGATTCATAATCCCACCTGGGTCCTGACTAGTATGCCAATGATTCATAATCCCACCTGGGTCCTGACTAGTATGCCAATGATTCATAATCCCACCTGGGTCCTGACTAGTATACCAATGATTCATAATCCCACCTGGGTCCTGACTAGTATACCAATGATTCATAATCCCACCTGGGTCCTGACTAGTATACCAATGATTCATAATCTCACCTGGGTCCTGACTAGTATACCTTAACTTCTCTCTGTGTGATACCATTCCACCACACCAACTGTCATGACCTTAATTTCTCTCTGTGAGTGTTTGTACACATGAATAATTATTTACACAATACTGACTTCTATTAGttgatatataaaaaaatgttgttCCAGTGAAAGGAAGGACTGTATcatagtccacacacacacacacgcacgcacacacgcacatgctcaaacacacgcacacacgcacacacacacacacacacatacacacacacacacatacatgcacacacacaccagatggcAGTATTGTGCTGGGACGGTAAGATGTCTTAGGTAATTACAACTCATCAGCCTACAGTAATGACTTTCTCTCCCTTTGGTGGAGTCTATCATGTCCATTGAGAGACACATGTTGGATTAAAACTTTTTGTAATTTGAATTAAGCTTTTTATGTCAGAAGAACAATTAAGGTATGGGATTAAAAAAttataaacagacagacagaacagtacag
It includes:
- the LOC115182373 gene encoding carbohydrate sulfotransferase 15-like, which gives rise to MHKVFDFLNLGPLTVQKEAEITKSPASNTRRPADKNLGPMLPVTKEILRDFYTPFNMKLAKVLRNDSFRWDNYSKLI